The Nocardioides zeae genome includes the window GTCGAGGTTGTCGGTCACCTCGAAGGAGGTCACGTAGCCCTCCTGCTTCAGGATGGCGGCGACGCCCTCCTTCAGCTTGCTGTACGGCATCTCGACAGCATCGTGGTACGCCTGGTTGGCGTTGCGCAGACGCGTGAGCATGTCTGCGATCGGGTCAGTCATCGTCATGGCCACAAGGCCTTTCTCCACCGTGGTTTCCCACCGCCGTCACGGCGGTGGGACCTACAGCGACTCGTGCTGGAACGGAAACGGCTGGTGCGGGAGGGGCTGGGTCACCAGCTCGACTTGGTCACGCCGGGCAGCTCGCCCCGGTGCGCCATCTCGCGCAGGCAGATGCGGCACAGACCGAACTTGCGGTAGACCGCCTTGGGCCGACCGCAGCGCTGGCAGCGGGTGTAACCACGGACCGCGAACTTCGGCTTGCGCGCGGCCTTGACCTTCAGCGACGTCTTCGCCATGTCAGTTCTCCTTGAAGGGGAAGCCGAGCTGCTTCAGCAGCGCCCGACCCTGCTCGTCGTTCGTGGCGGTGGTCACCACGGTGATGTCCATGCCGCGCGAGCGGTCGACCTTGTCCTGGTCGATCTCGTGGAACATGACCTGCTCGGTCAGACCGAACGTGTAGTTGCCACGACCGTCGAACTGCTTGGGCGAGAGGCCCCGGAAGTCGCGGATGCGCGGGAGGGCGAGCGACAGCAGCCGGTCGAGGAACTCCCACATGCGGTCGCCGCGCAGCGTGACGTGCGCGCCGATCGGCATGCCCTCGCGCAGCTTGAACTGCGCGATGGACTTGCGGGCCTTCGTGACCTGCGGCTTCTGGCCCGTGATCGCGGTGAGGTCGCGGATGGCGCCCTCGATCAGCTTCGAGTCACGAGCGGCCTCGCCGACACCCATGTTGACCACGATCTTGGTCAGACCGGGGACCTGCATGACGTTGGCGATCTCGAACTCCGACTTGAGCGCGGGCAGGATCTCCTCGCGGTACCGCGTCTTCAGGCGCGGCGTCGGGACGGCGACGGTGGTCTCGGTCATGTCAGATCTCCTCGCCGGTCTTGCGCGACACGCGCACGCTGCGGCCCGCGGCGTACTCCGAGCCGTCGGCGCGACGCTTGGTCGCCTCGACGCGCTTGAAGCCCGCGCGGGTCACGCCGTCACCCTCGACCAGCATCACGTTCGAGATGTGGATCGGGGCCTCGGTGGTGATGATCCCGCCGGTGGCGTCGCCACCCTGGGGCGCGGCCTTCGTGTGCTTCTTGACGCGGTTGACGCCCTCGACGATCACCCGGTCCTCCTCGCGGAGGACGTTGATGACCTTGCCCTGGGCTCCCTTGTCCTTGCCCGCGATCACCTTGACGGTGTCGCCCTTCTTGATCTTGAGCTTCGCCATGTCAGAGCACCTCCGGCGCGAGCGAGATGATCTTCATGAACTTCTTCTCGCGCAGCTCGCGGCCCACGGGGCCGAAGATGCGCGTGCCGCGCGGCTCGCCGTCGTTCTTGAGGATCACGGCGGCGTTCTCGTCGAAACGGATGTAGGAACCGTCCGGACGGCGGCGCTCCTTGACGGTGCGCACGACGACCGCCTTGACGACGTCACCCTTCTTCACGTTGCCACCGGGGATCGCGTCCTTGACGGTGGCGACGATGACATCGCCGATTCCGGCGTAGCGCCGACCCGAGCCACCGAGAACGCGGATGCAGAGGATCTCCTTCGCACCCGTGTTGTCGGCGACCTTGAGTCGCGACTCCTGCTGGATCATCTTCTCTCCTGGATGTCGTGCCGGTTCTCCCCCTCACGAGGAGGGGGAGCCTGGCCGAACTAGTGGGGTTTCTGGCTCGCCGTGAGGCGAGAGGTCACTTCGCCTTCTCGAGGACCTCGACCACGCGCCACCGCTTGGTGGCGGACAGCGGCCGGGTCTCCATGATCAGGACGCGGTCGCCGGTGCCGCACTCGTTGGGCTCGTCGTGAGCCTTGAGCTTGCTCGTGCGCCGCATGACCTTGCCGTAGAGCGCGTGCTTCACGCGGTCCTCGACCTCGACCACGACGGTCTTGTCCATCTTGTCGCTGACGACGATGCCCTCGCGGACCTTGCGCGCGCCCCGAGCGGGAACGTCCTGGTTCGTCTCGGTGCTCATGCAGCGCCGTCCTTCGTGATCTCGTCGGAGCCCGGCGCGGTGCGGATCCCGAGCTCGCGCTCACGGAGCACCGTGTAGATCCGGGCGATGTCCTTCTTCACCGTGCGGAGACGGCTGTTGTTCTCGAGCTGGCCGGTGGCCGCCTGGAACCGGAGGTTGAACAGCTCCTCCTTGGCCTCACGCAGCTTCTCCGCGAGATCCGCACCCTCGAGCTCGTCGAGCTCGAAAGCCTTGCTGACCTTCTGCGACATCAGAATTCACCTGCCTCGCGGGAGATGAAGCGGCACTTCATCGGGAGCTTGTGGATCGCGCGGCGCATGGCCTCGCGGGCAACGTCCTCCGAGACACCGGAGAGTTCGAACATGACACGACCAGCCTTGACGTTGGCCACCCACCACTCGGGCGAGCCCTTGCCGGAACCCATGCGGGTCTCGGCCGGCTTCTTCGTGAGGGGACGGTCCGGGTAGATGTTGATCCAGACCTTGCCGCCACGCTTGATGTGACGGGTCATCGCGATACGGGCCGACTCGATCTGGCGGTTGGTCACGTAGTGCGACTCGATCGCCTGGATACCGAAGTCGCCGAAGTTCAGCGACGTACCGCCCTTGGCGGCACCGGTCCGCTTCGGGTGGTGCTGCTTGCGGTGCTTGACGCGACGGGGCATCAGCATGGGGATCAGCCCTCCGTGGCTGCCGGAGCGGCAGCGGTCTCAGCGGCAGCCGGGGCCGGAGCCTCGGTCGCCGTAGCGTCGGCGGCGCCGGCGTCACGGCCGGCACGCGTGGGACGGTCACCGCGCGAGCCACGGCTCGGACGGTCCCCGCCACGAGCCGGACGGCCACCGCGACCCGGCGCACCGGCACGGGCCGCAGCCTGCGCCTCGCGCTCGGCGCGGGTGCCCGCGACCTCGCCCTTGTAGATCCAGACCTTCACGCCGATGCGGCCGAAGGTCGTGCGGGCCTCGTAGAAGCCGTAGTCGATGTCGGCGCGGAGCGTGTGCAGGGGCACGCGGCCCTCGCGGTAGAACTCCGTGCGCGACATCTCGGCGCCGTTGAGGCGGCCCGAGCACTGGATCCGGATGCCCTTGGCACCGGAGCGCATCGAGGTCTGGATCGCCTTCTTCATGGCGCGACGGAACTGCACGCGGCCGGAGAGCTGCTCGGCGACACCCTGGGCGACCAGCTGCGCGTCGATCTCGGGGTTCTTGACCTCGAGGATGTTCAGCTGGACCTGCTTGCCCGTCAGCTTCTCGAGCTCGCCACGGATGCGGTCGGCCTCGGCGCCGCGGCGACCGATGACGATGCCCGGGCGCGCAGTGTGGATGTCGACGCGGACGCGGTCACGCGTGCGCTCGATCTCCACCTTCGAGATGCCGGCCCGCTCCATGCCCTTGCTGAGCAGCTTGCGGATGGCGACGTCCTCGCCGACGTACGACTTGTAGAGCTTGTCGGCGTACCAACGGCTCCGGTGGTCGGTCGAGACGCCGAGGCGGAAGCCGTTCGGGTTGATCTTCTGACCCATCAGGCGGACCGTCCCTTCTTCTTCGTGCCGGCCACCACGTCGGCGGGCTGAACGGCGAGGGTGATGTGGCTGGTGCGCTTGTTGATGCGCGTGGCCCGACCCTGGGCCCGCGGCCGCCACCGCTTCATCGTGGGGCCCTCGTCGACCTGCGCCACCGAGATGACCAGGTCGGCGGCCTTGAGGCCCTCCGTGGTCTCGGCGTTGGCGATGGCCGACTCGAGCACCTTGGCGACGGTCTCGGAGGCCGCCTGCGGGGCGAAGGCCAGGATGGCCTGCGCCTCGGCGACGGGGAGACCGCGCACCATGTCGACGACGCGGCGCGCCTTCAGCGGGGTGATGCGGACGAAGCGGGCGCTGGCGAACGCACCCGGCTGGTCGCCGAGGAGGGACTCCCGGCGGGCGCTCGTGCGCTGACGCTCGGTGGTGCTCATCGGCGACGCCCCTTCCGGTCTTCCTTGACGTGCCCGCGGTAGGTGCGGGTCGGGGCGAACTCGCCCAGCTTGTGGCCGACCATCGAGTCGGTGACGAACACGGGGACGTGCTTGCGACCGTCGTGCACGGCGATCGTGTGACCGATCATGTCCGGCACGATCATCGAGCGGCGCGACCACGTCTTGATGACGTTGTGGGTGCCCTTCTCGTTCTCGGCGTCCACCTTCTTGGTGAGGTGGCCGTCGACGAAGGGGCCCTTCTTCAGGCTGCGAGGCATCTCGTTACTTCCCTATCAGCGCTTCTTGCCGGACTTGCGACGACGGATGATCTGGGCGTCGCTGGCCTTGCGCTTGCGCGTGCGGCCCTCGGGCTTGCCCCAGGGCGAGACCGGGTGGCGACCACCGGACGTCTTGCCCTCACCACCACCGTGCGGGTGGTCGACCGGGTTCATGACGACACCGCGGACGGTGGGGCGACGGCCCTTCCAGCGCATGCGGCCGGCCTTGCCCCAGTTGATGTTCGACTGCTCGGCGTTGCCGACCTCGCCGACCGTGGCGCGGCAGCGCACGTCGACGAAGCGCATCTCGCCGGAGGGCAGGCGCAGCGTGGCGCGGGAGCCCTCACGAGCGACCAGCTGGGCCGAGTTGCCCGCGGAGCGGGCGATCTTGGCGCCGCCGCCGGGACGCAGCTCGATGCAGTGGATCGTCGTGCCGACCGGGATGTTGCGCAGCGGCAGGTTGTTGCCGGTCTTGATGTCGGAGTTGGGACCCGACTCCACGACCGTGCCCTGCGTCAGGCCCTTCGGCGCCACGATGTAGCGCTTCTCGCCGTCGACGTAGTGCAGCAGCGCGATGCGCGCGGTGCGGTTGGGGTCGTACTCGATGTGCGCGACCTTGGCGGGCACGCCGTCCTTGTCGTAGCGACGGAAGTCGATCAGCCGGTAGGCGCGCTTGTGACCGCCACCCTGGTGCCGGGTGGTGATCCGGCCCTGGTTGTTGCGGCCGCCCTTCTTGGGCAGCGGGCGCGTCAGCGACTTCTCCGGCGTCGTGCGGGTGATCTCGACGAAGTCGGCGACCGACGAGCCGCGGCGACCGGGCGTGGTCGGCTTGTACTTACGGATAGCCATAGTGTCTGTCCTTGTCTTAGGCAGCCCCGGTCAGGAGACCGAGCCCCCGAAGATGTCGATGGAGTCACCCTCCGCGAGGCTCACGATGGCCCGCTTCGTGCTCTTCCGCTTGCCGATGCCGTTGCGCGTGCGACGCGTCTTGCCCGCGCGGTTCAGCGTGTTGACCGAGGTCACCGTGACGCCGAAGACCTTCTGCACCGCGATCTTGATCTCGGTCTTGTTCGCGTCCGGGTGCACGAGGAACGTGTACTTGTTCGCGTCGAGCAGGCCGTAGCTCTTCTCGGAGACCACGGGCGCGAGCAGGATGTCGCGCGGGTCCTTGTTCAGGGCGCTCACTTGGCATCCTCCTTCTGACCGGCGAGGCGGGCGACGAGCTGGTCGTAGGCCGCGGACGTGAAGACCACGTCGTCGGAGACGAGCACGTCGTAGGTGTTGATCTGGTCCTGCGCCACCACGTGGACGGCCGGCAGGTTCCGCAGCGAGAGCCAGGTGACGGTCTCGTCGCGGTCCAGCACCACGAGCACGCGGCGACGGTCCGAGAGCGACGCGAGCGCCGTCTTGGCGGCCTTCGTCGAGGGCGTCTCGCCCGTGACGAGGCTCTCGACCACGTGCACGCGACCGTTGGCAGCCCGGTCGGACAGCGCGCCCTTGAGGGCCGCGGCCTTCATTTTCTTGGGCGTGCGCTGGTCGTAGCTGCGCGGCTGCGGGCCGTGGACCGTGCCACCGCCGACGAACTGCGGCGCGCGGGTCGAGCCCTGGCGGGCGCGGCCGGTGCCCTTCTGCTTGTAGGGCTTGCGGCCACCACCGCGGACGTCGGCCCGCGTCTTGGTGGCGTGCGTGCCCTGGCGGGCCGCGGCCTGCTGCGCCACGACGACCTGGTGGATCAGCGGGATGTTGACCGCGACGCCGAAGACCTCGGCGGGCAGGTCGACGGCGACCTTCTTGACGTCGCTCACTTGCTCGCCTCCTGCTTCTTGGCGGCCGAGCGGAGCACGACGACGCTGCCCTTGGGGCCGGGAACGGCACCCTTCAGGAGCACGAGGCCCTTCTCGGCGTCCACCGCGTGGACGGTGATGTTCTGCGTGGTGACGGTCGCGCCGCCCATGCGGCCCGACATGCGCGTGCCCTTGAAGACACGGCCCGGCGTGGCGCAGGCGCCGATGGAGCCCGGCTTGCGGTGGTTGCGGTGCGCACCGTGCGAGGCGCCCACACCCGAGAAGCCGTGGCGCTTCATCGTGCCCGCGAAGCCCTTGCCCTTGCTCGTGCCCGTCACGTCGATCTCGTCACCGGGGGTGAAGACATCGGCGGGGCTGAGCTCCTGGCCGACCGAGTAGGTCGTGGCGTCGGCGGTGCGGATCTCGACGACGTGGCGACGGGGCGTGACGCCCGCCTTCGCGAACTGGCCGGCCTCCGGCTTGTTGACCTTGCGGCCCTCGATCTCGCCGAAGCCGACCTGGATGGCGTTGTAGCCGTCCACGTCGGGGGTGCGGATGCCGGCGACGACGTTCGTCGACGCGGCGATCACCGTGATGGGGACGATGCGGTTGTTCTCGTCCCAGGTCTGGGTCATGCCGAGCTTCGTGCCCAGCAGGCCCTTGACGTTGCGTTCGATGGTCATGGCTCTGTTGTCTCCGTCCTGCCCGAACTCAGAGCTTGATCTCGATGTCGACACCCGCGGGGAGGTCGAGTCGCATGAGCGAGTCCACCGTCTTCGGGGTCGGGTCGATGATGTCGATGAGGCGCTTGTGCGTGCGCATCTCGAAGTGCTCGCGGCTGTCCTTGTACTTGTGGGGCGAACGGATGACGCAGTAGACGTTCTTCTCCGTCGGCAGCGGCACCGGGCCGGCGACCTTCGCGCCCGTGCGGGTGACCGTGTCCACGATCTTGCGCGCCGAGGTGTCGATGACCTCGTGGTCGTAGGCCTTGAGCCTGATGCGGATCTTCTGTCCCGCCATAGGTCTCTCTCGTCCTTACTCGTTCGTACCCGCGCTGGGGCACCGCGTGCTGTCCTGTCACGATGCCTCCCCGGGTGGGGCCGCACCGCCGGTCGCTCACCGTGACATCTCCGACCCACGCGGTCGGGCGTGTCGCAGGCTTGGCGCAGAACTCTGCGCCAGGCGCGACAGGACCGGGGTCCTGCGATGTCGTTGTCGGCGCCCGACCGGTTCGTCGGGCTGATCGGGTCCCCAGGTGCGGTGCGGCATCACGCTCGAGCACCGGACGCACGCCAGGGCCAGCCCGGCAGGAGACGCGATTCAGTGATCAAGGTGGAGCCACACGTGCCCGACGACCCGTCGAAGCAACCGGGCTATCTTGGCAGACACCTGCGGGCGACGCCAAATCGGGTCCGTTCCCGCGTGCGCGGGACGTCCCGGAGCCACCCGGTAGCATGCCGGACGACCACGGGGAGGGCCAGACGGCGCTGCCCGCACCGAGCGACGGGGGCACGATGACGGGGACCCAGGACGCGCCCGACGTCGCGCCGGGTCCCGCACCGGGTCTCCCACCGGGGAGCACCGGTCCCGTGTCGCGCCGACCCTCGCCGTACGCCGCGGAGCTCGCCCACCTGCTGGGCCCCGGCGCGCCGGCCGCGCCCGGTGCGCCCGACCGCGGCCCCGTGCTCGACCCGCAGCCCGGCCCCGTCCCGCTGCGTCCGCTCGGGCTCGGCGACGTGCTCGACGCGGCGCTCACCATCGTGCGGCGCGCACCCGGCCCCACCGTCGGACCCGGTCTCGTGGTCGCGGCACTGGCCCTCCTGGTCCCGACCGCGCTGGTGGCCCTCGTCGACGGCCTCGGCGGTCGGCTCCCCCGTGGCGACGGCGCCTCCGCCTCGGTCGCCGCCCTGCTGGAGTCCGGCGTGGTCGTCGTGGCCAACGGTGCCCTGTCCTTCATCGGCACCGTGCTGCTCACCGGCGTGGTCGCGCACGTCGTGCACGCCGCCGCGACCGGCCACCTGCTCAGCCTCGAGGAGGCGTGGCGGCGCACACGTGGGCGTCGCTGGGCGATGCTCGGCGCCTCCGTCGGCCTCACCCTGGTGCTCGGCGTCCTGCTCGCGGCCGCCGCCGCGGCCGCCGTCGCAGTCGGCGCGGTCGTGGACGTCGGCCTCTTCCTCCTCCTCTGCCTGCTGGGCGTGCCGCTCCTCCTCGTCGCCGCCTCGTGGTTCGCCGTCCGTCTGACCGTCTACGTGGTCCCGGCCATCGCGCTGGAGCGGACCGGGGTCGTCGCGGGCGTCCGTCGCGGGTTCCGCCTCAGCCGCGGCGGGTTCCTCCGCACCTGGGGCGTCCTCGTCCTCGCGAGCATCGTCGCGGGCGTCGCCACCACGCTCCTCGCCGTCCCCC containing:
- a CDS encoding type Z 30S ribosomal protein S14, giving the protein MAKTSLKVKAARKPKFAVRGYTRCQRCGRPKAVYRKFGLCRICLREMAHRGELPGVTKSSW
- the rplE gene encoding 50S ribosomal protein L5; its protein translation is MTETTVAVPTPRLKTRYREEILPALKSEFEIANVMQVPGLTKIVVNMGVGEAARDSKLIEGAIRDLTAITGQKPQVTKARKSIAQFKLREGMPIGAHVTLRGDRMWEFLDRLLSLALPRIRDFRGLSPKQFDGRGNYTFGLTEQVMFHEIDQDKVDRSRGMDITVVTTATNDEQGRALLKQLGFPFKEN
- the rplX gene encoding 50S ribosomal protein L24; translated protein: MAKLKIKKGDTVKVIAGKDKGAQGKVINVLREEDRVIVEGVNRVKKHTKAAPQGGDATGGIITTEAPIHISNVMLVEGDGVTRAGFKRVEATKRRADGSEYAAGRSVRVSRKTGEEI
- the rplN gene encoding 50S ribosomal protein L14; this encodes MIQQESRLKVADNTGAKEILCIRVLGGSGRRYAGIGDVIVATVKDAIPGGNVKKGDVVKAVVVRTVKERRRPDGSYIRFDENAAVILKNDGEPRGTRIFGPVGRELREKKFMKIISLAPEVL
- the rpsQ gene encoding 30S ribosomal protein S17, with translation MSTETNQDVPARGARKVREGIVVSDKMDKTVVVEVEDRVKHALYGKVMRRTSKLKAHDEPNECGTGDRVLIMETRPLSATKRWRVVEVLEKAK
- the rpmC gene encoding 50S ribosomal protein L29, with amino-acid sequence MSQKVSKAFELDELEGADLAEKLREAKEELFNLRFQAATGQLENNSRLRTVKKDIARIYTVLRERELGIRTAPGSDEITKDGAA
- the rplP gene encoding 50S ribosomal protein L16 — translated: MLMPRRVKHRKQHHPKRTGAAKGGTSLNFGDFGIQAIESHYVTNRQIESARIAMTRHIKRGGKVWINIYPDRPLTKKPAETRMGSGKGSPEWWVANVKAGRVMFELSGVSEDVAREAMRRAIHKLPMKCRFISREAGEF
- the rpsC gene encoding 30S ribosomal protein S3, yielding MGQKINPNGFRLGVSTDHRSRWYADKLYKSYVGEDVAIRKLLSKGMERAGISKVEIERTRDRVRVDIHTARPGIVIGRRGAEADRIRGELEKLTGKQVQLNILEVKNPEIDAQLVAQGVAEQLSGRVQFRRAMKKAIQTSMRSGAKGIRIQCSGRLNGAEMSRTEFYREGRVPLHTLRADIDYGFYEARTTFGRIGVKVWIYKGEVAGTRAEREAQAAARAGAPGRGGRPARGGDRPSRGSRGDRPTRAGRDAGAADATATEAPAPAAAETAAAPAATEG
- the rplV gene encoding 50S ribosomal protein L22 gives rise to the protein MSTTERQRTSARRESLLGDQPGAFASARFVRITPLKARRVVDMVRGLPVAEAQAILAFAPQAASETVAKVLESAIANAETTEGLKAADLVISVAQVDEGPTMKRWRPRAQGRATRINKRTSHITLAVQPADVVAGTKKKGRSA
- the rpsS gene encoding 30S ribosomal protein S19 — translated: MPRSLKKGPFVDGHLTKKVDAENEKGTHNVIKTWSRRSMIVPDMIGHTIAVHDGRKHVPVFVTDSMVGHKLGEFAPTRTYRGHVKEDRKGRRR
- the rplB gene encoding 50S ribosomal protein L2, which gives rise to MAIRKYKPTTPGRRGSSVADFVEITRTTPEKSLTRPLPKKGGRNNQGRITTRHQGGGHKRAYRLIDFRRYDKDGVPAKVAHIEYDPNRTARIALLHYVDGEKRYIVAPKGLTQGTVVESGPNSDIKTGNNLPLRNIPVGTTIHCIELRPGGGAKIARSAGNSAQLVAREGSRATLRLPSGEMRFVDVRCRATVGEVGNAEQSNINWGKAGRMRWKGRRPTVRGVVMNPVDHPHGGGEGKTSGGRHPVSPWGKPEGRTRKRKASDAQIIRRRKSGKKR
- the rplW gene encoding 50S ribosomal protein L23; the protein is MSALNKDPRDILLAPVVSEKSYGLLDANKYTFLVHPDANKTEIKIAVQKVFGVTVTSVNTLNRAGKTRRTRNGIGKRKSTKRAIVSLAEGDSIDIFGGSVS
- the rplC gene encoding 50S ribosomal protein L3 yields the protein MTIERNVKGLLGTKLGMTQTWDENNRIVPITVIAASTNVVAGIRTPDVDGYNAIQVGFGEIEGRKVNKPEAGQFAKAGVTPRRHVVEIRTADATTYSVGQELSPADVFTPGDEIDVTGTSKGKGFAGTMKRHGFSGVGASHGAHRNHRKPGSIGACATPGRVFKGTRMSGRMGGATVTTQNITVHAVDAEKGLVLLKGAVPGPKGSVVVLRSAAKKQEASK
- the rpsJ gene encoding 30S ribosomal protein S10 — encoded protein: MAGQKIRIRLKAYDHEVIDTSARKIVDTVTRTGAKVAGPVPLPTEKNVYCVIRSPHKYKDSREHFEMRTHKRLIDIIDPTPKTVDSLMRLDLPAGVDIEIKL